The stretch of DNA AACGCTTTCATTACCTGTTGGTTGGCAGTGCGGAACAGTTTGGAGTGAGAACCGCGAAATCCTTTGGCTAACTTGAGAACTTTTTTACGACGTTTGCGGGCGACGTTCCCTCTTTTAACTCTAGTCATAATTACTATTTACTGAAGTTTGTTTTTATAGTATTTAAATTTATCTCGAAAGAATTTTAGCCTCTACATATAAGGCATCATCAAGCGCACGTTTTTCTCGTCAGATTCGTGAACTACTGAGATGTTGGAAAGGCGGCGACGAGTACGTTCTTTACTTTTGTGCTGTAGTAAATGATTTTTAAATGCTTTACGGCGCATAATTTTTTTGCCGCTACCGCTTAGACGAAAGCGTTTGGCAGCAGATTTCTTAGTTTTGAGCTTGGGCATAATCTTTCAGTGATTCGACACAATTTACAATTATACCTTTTTTATATGAGTTTAAATTTTTTTATTTTACTAAACCATAAAGACAACACCCGTAATGATTTGTGATGGAGGAAAAAGGTTTTGGGGTGCAATTTATAATCCAAAAACTAACGAGTTTAGCGATCTGGCTTTCAATGGTGAAATATAATGACTTTGTGACAGAAATGTTTTCTATTTATGATTACATCTTCCTATTGTGCGCTAATTCCACTAGCTATAGAGAACAACTTCACTATTGCCAAACTTGCCGAACTATTATCAAAACGCCTACCAGAGTACGAGAGCGAATCGACAACAGACAGAATAGTTATTAGCCAAAATGAATGGACTCTTAATGTAGTTTTAGATAAGGGTGATTGGGTTAATATCGAAGCTAAAGAAATGGCTAAGTTTTATCCAGACTTGCCAAATATTGAATCTTTAAAATCTTCAACTCAGCGAATCGATATCTCAAGTTATGCCAATGACTCGGAAATGGAGCATTTCAACACGTATTTATTTGTATTAGAAGAAATAGAGACATTTCAAGGTGTTCTGTTCGAGTTCGATCCGCGAGATGCTAAAACGCTCTAAGTCGAGTGGCAGTAAATAGAACACGATTGTAATTATTAGTCTTTATCGCGTCTGACGTTGTTCTATGTAGCGATCGCTTCATTATCTAAACGTCTAATTGCTACCACCGCAGGAATAGGAGGTTGGTTTGCTTTACCACTGAACCAATTAGAACCTACAGGAACTTGGCGTTTTTGAATAAATGATTTACCGTCGCTCGTTAACAATTCAAAGTCTTTTAATTCTGAAGCCATATCTCGACGAATGCCATTTGCTTCTCCTGGATGCTGAATTGACAAAAACAGGCTTTTACTATCATTGCTAAACATCAAACCCGTACATTCACACTCCATTGGACCCATCGCAAAAGGATAAACTTCTCCTGCCAAATCTCCACTCAA from Myxosarcina sp. GI1 encodes:
- the rpmI gene encoding 50S ribosomal protein L35; amino-acid sequence: MPKLKTKKSAAKRFRLSGSGKKIMRRKAFKNHLLQHKSKERTRRRLSNISVVHESDEKNVRLMMPYM